One stretch of Sphingopyxis sp. 113P3 DNA includes these proteins:
- a CDS encoding DUF3768 domain-containing protein translates to MRSPEQLDTIRRLNDAARSNPGTASIANVTLGFQSLPDADRFAALAAIVGFSRFDGDNDPYGEHDFGAVYRLATGGWTQERPKDEKTIAETVFWKVDYYDNTLTYGSEVPWDEHQTKRVLTIMLANEY, encoded by the coding sequence GCAGCCCCGAACAACTCGACACCATCCGTCGCCTGAACGATGCGGCCCGGAGCAATCCCGGCACGGCTTCCATTGCCAACGTCACGCTAGGGTTTCAGTCCCTTCCCGATGCCGACCGCTTTGCGGCACTGGCGGCGATCGTGGGATTTTCCCGGTTCGACGGAGACAATGACCCCTATGGGGAACATGATTTCGGCGCGGTCTATCGCCTCGCGACGGGAGGGTGGACGCAGGAGCGGCCCAAAGACGAGAAGACGATTGCCGAGACAGTGTTCTGGAAAGTGGATTACTACGATAATACGCTCACCTATGGCAGCGAAGTGCCGTGGGATGAGCACCAGACCAAGCGTGTGCTGACCATCATGTTAGCCAACGAATACTGA